The Leifsonia williamsii genome includes a region encoding these proteins:
- a CDS encoding thioredoxin domain-containing protein has product MANRLADAISPYLRAHADNPVDWFPWGPEAFAEARRRDVPVLISIGYATCHWCHVMARESFSDPALAAELNPRFVAIKVDREEHPEVDAAYLTAASAFTDNLGWPLTVFATPSGRAFFAGTYFPPLPVGGRASFRQVLDAVEDAWLQRRDQVESDAGRVAAALAAASEASTAASDLPDGRALDAAIAQLATAEDPQFGGFGTAPKFPVAPVLGFLQSRPAGHELAARTLRRMADSPLRDPVDGGFFRYATRRDWGDPHYERMLYDNALLLDAYATAWQQTGQAWAEQTADGVAAFLLGVLRRPGGGFASAQDSESTIDGARVEGEYYRRPTAERARLDPPPVDAKVLTGWNGLAISALARAGRILDRPAWIVAAQEAADTLLDRHRRADGTLLRVSLDDRVSEAGATLEDYGAFAGSLLELALAAGDPAAASAARDLVDLCLDAAAGTPERSCPFEAPGGGDPVLAATGLAVQVDPSEGAYPSGLSAMASAAHTLFLLTGERRYERAAREAMRLVALPAVQTPSAFGAALALMARLDGGAEQLVVVTPSAGSATNASAASTDPEGLVRAARRHPAPLVAFAAEDAAGAFAADGFELYADRRTRDGLPTAYLCRDFVCRLPVTTPDALEAAPGT; this is encoded by the coding sequence ATGGCGAATCGGCTCGCGGACGCGATCAGCCCCTACCTGCGTGCTCACGCGGACAACCCGGTCGACTGGTTCCCCTGGGGGCCGGAGGCGTTCGCGGAGGCGAGGAGGCGCGACGTGCCCGTCCTCATCTCCATCGGCTACGCCACCTGCCACTGGTGCCACGTGATGGCGCGCGAGAGCTTCTCGGACCCGGCGCTCGCCGCCGAGCTGAACCCGCGGTTCGTCGCGATCAAGGTCGACAGGGAGGAGCACCCCGAGGTCGACGCCGCCTACCTGACCGCGGCGAGCGCCTTCACCGACAATCTGGGCTGGCCGCTGACCGTGTTCGCGACGCCGAGCGGTCGCGCGTTCTTCGCCGGCACGTACTTCCCGCCGCTGCCGGTGGGCGGGCGCGCCTCCTTCCGGCAGGTGCTCGATGCTGTCGAGGACGCCTGGCTGCAGCGTCGCGACCAGGTCGAATCGGACGCGGGGAGGGTCGCCGCCGCCCTCGCTGCTGCGTCGGAGGCGTCGACGGCGGCCTCCGACCTCCCGGACGGACGGGCCCTGGACGCGGCGATCGCGCAGCTGGCGACGGCGGAGGACCCGCAGTTCGGCGGCTTCGGCACTGCGCCCAAGTTCCCGGTGGCGCCCGTGCTCGGCTTCCTGCAGTCGCGCCCGGCCGGCCACGAGCTGGCGGCCAGGACGCTGCGGCGCATGGCGGACTCCCCGCTGCGCGACCCGGTCGACGGCGGGTTCTTCCGCTACGCGACCCGGCGCGACTGGGGTGACCCTCACTACGAGCGGATGCTCTACGACAACGCGCTGCTGCTCGACGCGTACGCGACGGCCTGGCAGCAGACCGGACAGGCGTGGGCGGAGCAGACGGCCGACGGTGTCGCCGCCTTCCTGCTCGGGGTGCTGCGCCGGCCCGGCGGCGGGTTCGCGTCCGCTCAGGACTCCGAGAGCACGATCGACGGCGCACGCGTCGAGGGGGAGTACTACCGCCGGCCGACGGCCGAGCGCGCCCGGCTGGACCCGCCGCCGGTCGACGCCAAGGTGCTCACCGGCTGGAACGGGCTGGCGATCTCCGCCCTTGCGCGCGCGGGGCGCATCCTCGACCGGCCCGCCTGGATCGTTGCGGCCCAGGAGGCCGCCGACACCCTCCTCGACCGGCATCGCCGCGCGGACGGCACGCTGCTGCGCGTCTCGCTCGATGACCGGGTGTCGGAGGCGGGGGCCACACTCGAGGACTACGGCGCCTTCGCGGGAAGCCTGCTCGAGCTCGCGCTCGCCGCGGGCGACCCGGCCGCGGCGAGCGCCGCCCGGGACCTGGTCGACCTGTGCCTCGACGCGGCCGCCGGGACGCCCGAGCGATCGTGCCCCTTCGAGGCGCCGGGAGGCGGCGATCCGGTGCTGGCCGCGACCGGGCTCGCCGTGCAGGTCGACCCGTCCGAGGGCGCGTACCCGTCGGGGCTGTCGGCGATGGCGTCGGCCGCGCACACGCTGTTCCTGCTCACCGGCGAGCGCCGCTACGAGCGGGCCGCACGGGAGGCGATGCGGCTGGTCGCGCTGCCCGCGGTGCAGACGCCGAGCGCCTTCGGGGCGGCGCTTGCGCTGATGGCGCGGCTGGACGGGGGAGCGGAGCAGCTCGTCGTGGTGACGCCGAGCGCGGGGTCTGCCACGAACGCGAGCGCGGCCTCCACCGACCCAGAGGGACTCGTGCGGGCCGCGCGACGGCATCCCGCGCCGCTCGTCGCGTTCGCCGCCGAGGACGCCGCGGGCGCCTTCGCCGCCGACGGCTTCGAGCTGTACGCCGACCGGAGAACTCGGGACGGCCTCCCGACCGCCTACCTCTGCCGCGACTTCGTGTGCCGGCTGCCGGTCACGACTCCGGACGCGCTGGAGGCAGCACCCGGTACGTGA
- a CDS encoding aminodeoxychorismate lyase — MTRATLLTITAPTGTPAEGDAGFALADFDAPQVRITDLSVTRGDGVFETIAVIDGHPQALEPHLARLAHSAQLLDLPEPAAAVWREAVAAGVRDYRERNGEAGSGELFAKLIYTRGVEGSGRPSGWIFVDEGEDFSAQRRGIRVVTLDRGLRHDVAESAPWLLAGAKTLSYAVNRAAQREAVRRGADDVIFLSSDGYALEGPTSNVILLADGVVRTPQTDQGILAGTTQAAVFAFFEERGLATEYREITADELRDADALWLVSSVRMAAPVTDLDGREYPVDAELTAELNRYLLSRTE; from the coding sequence ATGACCCGTGCGACCCTCCTCACCATCACCGCGCCCACCGGAACCCCCGCCGAGGGCGACGCCGGCTTCGCGCTCGCCGACTTCGACGCTCCGCAGGTGCGCATCACCGACCTGTCGGTCACCCGCGGCGACGGCGTCTTCGAGACCATCGCGGTGATCGACGGGCACCCGCAGGCGCTCGAGCCGCATCTGGCGCGGTTGGCGCACTCGGCTCAGCTGCTCGACCTCCCCGAGCCCGCCGCCGCGGTGTGGCGGGAGGCCGTGGCCGCCGGCGTGCGCGACTACCGCGAGCGCAACGGCGAGGCGGGCAGCGGCGAGCTGTTCGCCAAGCTGATCTACACGCGCGGGGTGGAGGGGTCCGGGCGGCCCAGCGGGTGGATCTTCGTGGACGAGGGCGAGGACTTCTCTGCGCAGCGACGCGGCATCCGCGTCGTCACGCTCGACCGCGGCCTGCGCCACGACGTGGCCGAGAGCGCGCCGTGGCTGCTCGCGGGCGCGAAGACGCTCTCGTACGCGGTGAACCGGGCGGCCCAGCGGGAGGCGGTGCGCCGCGGTGCGGACGACGTGATCTTCCTGAGCTCCGACGGGTACGCGCTGGAGGGGCCGACCTCCAACGTCATCCTGCTCGCCGACGGGGTCGTGCGGACCCCGCAGACCGACCAGGGCATCCTCGCCGGGACGACGCAGGCCGCGGTCTTCGCCTTCTTCGAGGAGCGCGGCCTCGCCACCGAGTACCGGGAGATCACCGCCGACGAGCTCCGCGACGCCGACGCCCTCTGGCTGGTGTCGAGCGTGCGGATGGCCGCGCCCGTCACGGACCTCGACGGCCGCGAGTACCCGGTCGACGCGGAGCTGACGGCCGAGCTGAACCGGTACCTCCTGTCGCGGACGGAGTGA
- a CDS encoding aldo/keto reductase, translating into MVANANIPTLTLNNGTTIPQLGFGVFKVDPAETTRIVTDALEVGYRHIDTAAIYGNEEGVGQAIASSGIAREELFVTTKLWNDRQTDAEAAFDESLAKLGLDDVDLYLIHWPTPQKDTYVQAWKSLEKIYASGRAKAIGVSNFLVPHLEKLIANSDIVPAVNQIELHPAHQQPEVTAFAREHGIEIEAWGPLGQGKYPLFEAPEVAGPAEAHGKTPAQVVIRWHLQNGNIVFPKSNRRERMAENFDVFDFELTADEVAAITAMEREGRVSAHPDEVN; encoded by the coding sequence ATGGTTGCAAACGCAAATATCCCCACCCTGACTCTGAACAACGGCACCACGATCCCGCAGCTGGGCTTCGGCGTCTTCAAGGTCGACCCGGCCGAGACCACGCGCATCGTCACCGACGCGCTCGAGGTCGGCTACCGCCACATCGACACCGCGGCCATCTACGGCAACGAGGAGGGCGTCGGCCAGGCCATCGCCTCCTCCGGCATCGCCCGCGAGGAGCTGTTCGTGACCACCAAGCTGTGGAACGACCGGCAGACCGACGCCGAGGCGGCGTTCGACGAGTCCCTCGCCAAGCTCGGCCTCGACGACGTCGACCTGTACCTGATCCACTGGCCGACGCCGCAGAAGGACACCTACGTGCAGGCCTGGAAGTCGCTGGAGAAGATCTACGCCTCCGGTCGCGCGAAGGCGATCGGCGTCTCAAACTTCCTCGTCCCGCACCTGGAGAAGCTGATCGCCAACAGCGACATCGTGCCCGCCGTCAACCAGATCGAGCTGCACCCGGCGCACCAGCAGCCCGAGGTGACCGCGTTCGCGCGCGAGCACGGCATCGAGATCGAGGCCTGGGGCCCGCTCGGCCAGGGCAAGTACCCGCTGTTCGAGGCCCCGGAGGTCGCCGGCCCGGCGGAGGCGCACGGCAAGACGCCCGCTCAGGTCGTCATCCGCTGGCACCTGCAGAACGGCAACATCGTGTTCCCGAAGTCGAACCGCCGCGAGCGGATGGCGGAGAACTTCGACGTCTTCGACTTCGAGCTCACCGCCGACGAGGTCGCCGCGATCACGGCGATGGAGCGCGAGGGCCGCGTCTCCGCCCACCCGGACGAGGTCAACTGA
- a CDS encoding SDR family oxidoreductase, with the protein MRPVAFITGASRPGSIGDGIARRLAADGWEVAFAFWDDYDASMPWGSGTHEELADALRALGAQALPVSVDLANPEAPALALNRVRAGLGPVRAIVASHAHSVDSGLLDTSVEAFDRHFAVNTRGTWLLIKAFAEQFEQPHGSGRIVALTSDHTAHNLPYGASKGALDRIVQAAAVELAHLGITANLVNPGPIDTGWMTPELAESLRAETALGRLGTPQDTADLVGFLLSDRGGWINGQLLQSNGGFHLPV; encoded by the coding sequence ATGCGTCCGGTCGCGTTCATCACGGGGGCCAGCCGGCCCGGGTCCATCGGCGACGGCATCGCCCGGCGGCTGGCCGCCGACGGCTGGGAGGTCGCCTTCGCCTTCTGGGACGACTACGACGCGTCGATGCCGTGGGGGTCGGGAACGCACGAGGAGCTCGCCGACGCGCTGCGTGCGCTCGGTGCGCAGGCCCTCCCCGTCTCCGTCGACCTCGCCAACCCGGAGGCGCCCGCGCTGGCGCTGAACCGCGTGCGAGCGGGACTCGGCCCGGTGCGCGCGATCGTCGCGAGCCACGCGCACTCGGTCGACTCCGGCCTCCTCGACACCTCTGTGGAGGCGTTCGACCGGCACTTCGCGGTGAACACCCGAGGCACTTGGCTGCTGATCAAGGCGTTCGCCGAGCAGTTCGAGCAACCCCACGGCTCGGGGAGGATCGTCGCACTCACGAGCGATCACACCGCGCACAACCTCCCGTACGGCGCCAGCAAGGGTGCGTTGGACCGGATCGTGCAGGCGGCGGCGGTCGAGCTGGCGCACCTCGGCATCACCGCCAACCTGGTGAACCCGGGCCCGATCGACACCGGCTGGATGACGCCCGAGCTGGCGGAGTCGCTGCGCGCCGAGACCGCCCTGGGTCGCCTGGGCACCCCGCAGGACACCGCCGACCTGGTCGGGTTCCTGCTGAGCGACCGCGGCGGCTGGATCAACGGCCAGCTCCTCCAGTCGAACGGCGGCTTCCACCTGCCCGTCTGA
- a CDS encoding acylphosphatase, with protein MGRVIRRRAIVTGVVQGVGFRWSAREKAQELGVTGWARNRLDGTVETEVEGEPPAVEQMLDWLRAGPPGSAVERVDVAEATPDGDDAFRIRETA; from the coding sequence ATGGGCCGCGTGATCCGCAGGAGAGCCATCGTGACCGGAGTGGTGCAGGGCGTCGGGTTCCGCTGGAGCGCGCGCGAGAAGGCGCAGGAGCTGGGCGTCACCGGCTGGGCCAGGAACCGCCTCGACGGCACGGTCGAGACCGAGGTCGAGGGCGAGCCCCCGGCGGTGGAGCAGATGCTCGACTGGCTGCGCGCCGGCCCTCCCGGCTCGGCGGTCGAGCGGGTGGACGTGGCGGAGGCGACTCCGGACGGCGACGACGCGTTCCGCATCCGGGAGACGGCGTAG
- the hrpA gene encoding ATP-dependent RNA helicase HrpA: protein MSAPAASLPRIVFPPELPVSQKREEIARAIRDHQVVIVAGETGSGKTTQLPKIALELGRERIGHTQPRRIAARTIAERIAEELGQQVGGLVGYQVRFTDRASAETRIKLMTDGILLNEMHHDRLLRRYDTIIIDEAHERSLNIDFLLGYLKQLLPQRPDLKLIITSATIDPQSFAAHFAAADGTPAPIVEVSGRTYPVEVRYRPLVAEAMDDEDDPDPVPSADRDYLQGINDALDELAREAPGDVLVFLSGENEIRDAADAVRGRNLPGTEVLPLYGRLSAAEQHRVFQPSSVPGVRRRVILATNVAETSLTVPGIKYVVDAGTARISRYSVRAKVQRLPIEAVSQASANQRSGRSGRTSDGIAIRLYSQEDFEKRPEFTEPEILRTNLAAVILQMISLGLGDIAAFPFLTPPDSRGIKDGLDLLTELGAITKGKDGQNALTKVGRSLALLPIDPRFARMVVESKQHNTSREVMAIVAGLTVQDPRERPVEKRGSADEKHARFADPTSDFLTLLNLWNYLEEKQKELSSSAFRRLCKAEYLNFLRVREWQDVYRQLRQLAKPVGLTIGDPRVDPDGIHKSLLAGLLSHIGLKDLAASGNKGGARSRQSEYLGARQARFVIFPGSTLAKKQPAALMSAELVETSRLFARMNAAIDPAWAEPIAGDLCKRQYSEPHWEKNQGSVVAYERVTLFGVPIIPRRRIQYSRIDAELSRELFIRHALVDGEWDSKQAFDRANRRLRDELRELEERTRRRDILSDDEVVFEFYDKRVPAHVVSTRSFEGWWKKARHETPDLLTMTPESLLDEEAAEVDEDAFPPVWRQGDQRLTLRYRFEPGAEDDGVTVQVPLPLLAGLLPDGFDWQVPGLRHELVTALIKSLPKAIRRQVVPAADWAQRLLGELAGTAGMRAHEGEKPAASLVDTLAAVISRLTGSRVSGTDFDLDRLPPHLRPTFQVIGERGRPLAAGKDLAALQDRLRSRARDSVAKVAEARTPNAIERSGITTWDLDELPRFVDSTTKGPGGSTNTIRAYPALVDDGQSVSIRLMSTPADQARELPGGVRRLLLASIPSPVAYVQQHLTSNEKLTLAASPYPSTKALFDDCLLAVIDSVLYRMKPDGQVFMRAEFEAVRDRVSGIVMDSMFETVALVSRILTAARAAEKAIAGTTALPYLGALNDAKAQLAGLVWAVKGSGPGFVSATGLEQLRHLPRYLNGITQRIQALPVNPGRDRAWQTQVETAVALYTDAGGRIPLAPHSPERIVHARWMLEEFRVSLFAQSLGTAETVSLQRIRKVLGN, encoded by the coding sequence ATGTCTGCGCCCGCCGCCTCCCTCCCCCGCATCGTCTTCCCGCCCGAGCTGCCCGTCTCGCAGAAGCGGGAGGAGATCGCGCGCGCCATCCGCGACCACCAGGTCGTCATCGTCGCCGGCGAGACCGGGTCGGGCAAGACGACGCAGCTGCCCAAGATCGCGCTCGAGCTGGGTCGCGAGCGGATCGGGCACACCCAGCCACGCCGCATCGCCGCCCGCACCATCGCCGAGCGTATCGCGGAGGAGCTGGGCCAGCAGGTCGGCGGGCTCGTCGGCTACCAGGTGCGGTTCACCGACCGCGCGTCGGCGGAGACGCGCATCAAGCTGATGACCGACGGCATCCTGCTCAACGAGATGCACCACGACCGGCTGCTCCGCCGGTACGACACGATCATCATCGACGAGGCGCACGAGCGCAGCCTCAACATCGACTTCCTGCTCGGGTACCTCAAGCAGCTCCTCCCGCAGCGGCCCGACCTCAAGCTCATCATCACGTCGGCGACCATCGACCCGCAGAGCTTCGCGGCCCACTTCGCCGCGGCCGACGGCACGCCGGCGCCGATCGTCGAGGTGAGCGGCCGCACCTACCCGGTGGAGGTCCGTTACCGCCCGCTCGTCGCCGAGGCGATGGACGACGAGGACGACCCCGATCCCGTCCCCTCCGCCGACCGCGACTACCTGCAGGGCATCAACGACGCCCTCGACGAGCTGGCCAGGGAGGCGCCGGGCGACGTGCTCGTCTTCCTCTCGGGCGAGAACGAGATCCGCGACGCCGCCGACGCCGTCCGCGGCCGCAACCTCCCCGGCACCGAGGTGCTGCCGCTGTACGGGAGGCTGTCCGCCGCCGAGCAGCACCGCGTGTTCCAGCCGTCCAGCGTCCCCGGTGTGCGCCGCCGCGTGATCCTCGCCACCAACGTCGCCGAGACCAGCCTCACCGTGCCCGGCATCAAGTACGTGGTGGATGCCGGCACCGCGCGCATCAGCCGCTACAGCGTGCGCGCCAAGGTGCAGCGCCTCCCGATCGAGGCCGTGTCGCAGGCGAGCGCGAACCAGCGCTCCGGCCGGTCGGGCCGCACCAGCGACGGCATCGCGATCCGGCTGTACTCGCAGGAGGACTTCGAGAAGCGCCCGGAGTTCACCGAGCCCGAGATCCTGCGCACCAACCTCGCCGCGGTGATCCTGCAGATGATCTCGCTCGGGCTGGGCGACATCGCCGCCTTCCCGTTCCTCACCCCGCCCGACTCGCGCGGCATCAAGGACGGCCTCGACCTCCTCACCGAGCTGGGCGCGATCACGAAGGGCAAGGACGGGCAGAACGCGCTCACGAAGGTCGGCCGCTCGCTCGCCCTGCTTCCGATCGACCCGCGCTTCGCCCGCATGGTGGTGGAGTCGAAGCAGCACAACACCTCCCGCGAGGTCATGGCGATCGTCGCCGGGCTCACCGTGCAGGACCCCCGCGAGCGCCCGGTCGAGAAGCGCGGCAGCGCCGACGAGAAGCACGCCCGGTTCGCCGACCCGACCAGCGACTTCCTCACCCTGCTCAACCTCTGGAACTACCTGGAGGAGAAGCAGAAGGAGCTGTCCTCCAGCGCCTTCCGCCGGCTCTGCAAGGCCGAGTACCTCAACTTCCTGCGAGTGCGCGAGTGGCAGGACGTCTACCGGCAGCTGCGGCAGCTCGCCAAGCCGGTCGGCCTCACCATCGGCGACCCGCGCGTCGACCCGGACGGCATCCACAAGTCGCTGCTCGCCGGCCTCCTCTCGCACATCGGGCTCAAGGACCTCGCCGCCTCCGGCAACAAGGGCGGCGCGCGCTCCCGGCAGTCGGAGTACCTCGGGGCGCGGCAGGCGCGGTTCGTGATCTTCCCGGGGTCGACGCTGGCCAAGAAGCAGCCGGCGGCCTTGATGAGCGCCGAGCTGGTCGAGACGAGCCGCTTGTTCGCCCGTATGAACGCCGCCATCGATCCGGCCTGGGCCGAGCCGATCGCGGGCGACCTGTGCAAGCGGCAGTACAGCGAGCCGCACTGGGAGAAGAACCAGGGCTCGGTCGTCGCGTACGAGCGCGTGACGCTGTTCGGCGTGCCGATCATCCCGCGCCGCCGCATCCAGTACTCCCGCATCGACGCGGAGCTGTCGCGGGAGCTGTTCATCCGCCACGCGCTCGTCGACGGCGAGTGGGACTCCAAGCAGGCCTTCGACCGCGCCAACCGCAGGCTGCGCGACGAGCTGCGCGAGCTGGAGGAGCGCACCCGCCGCCGCGACATCCTCAGCGACGACGAGGTGGTCTTCGAGTTCTACGACAAGCGCGTGCCCGCGCACGTCGTCTCCACCCGCTCGTTCGAGGGCTGGTGGAAGAAGGCGCGGCACGAGACGCCCGACCTGCTCACCATGACACCGGAGTCGCTGCTCGACGAGGAGGCCGCGGAGGTCGACGAGGACGCCTTCCCGCCGGTCTGGCGTCAGGGCGACCAGCGGCTCACGCTGCGCTACCGGTTCGAGCCGGGAGCCGAGGACGACGGCGTGACCGTGCAGGTGCCGCTGCCGCTGCTCGCCGGTCTGCTGCCGGACGGGTTCGACTGGCAGGTGCCCGGGCTCCGGCACGAGCTGGTCACCGCGCTCATCAAGTCGCTGCCGAAGGCGATCCGCCGCCAGGTCGTTCCCGCCGCGGACTGGGCGCAACGCCTGCTGGGTGAGCTGGCGGGCACCGCGGGGATGCGCGCGCACGAGGGCGAGAAGCCCGCCGCCTCCCTCGTGGACACCCTCGCCGCCGTCATCTCGCGGCTGACGGGCTCGCGGGTCAGCGGCACCGACTTCGACCTCGACCGCCTCCCCCCGCACCTGCGGCCCACGTTCCAGGTGATCGGTGAGCGCGGGAGGCCGCTGGCGGCCGGCAAGGACCTCGCCGCCCTGCAGGACCGACTGCGCTCACGCGCCCGCGACTCGGTGGCGAAGGTCGCGGAGGCGCGAACACCGAACGCGATCGAGCGCTCGGGCATCACGACCTGGGACCTCGACGAGCTCCCCCGCTTCGTCGACTCGACCACGAAGGGGCCGGGCGGCTCCACGAACACGATCCGGGCCTACCCGGCGCTCGTCGACGACGGCCAGAGCGTCAGTATCCGCCTCATGAGCACGCCCGCCGATCAGGCGCGCGAGCTGCCGGGCGGCGTCAGGAGGCTGCTGCTCGCGAGCATCCCGTCTCCGGTCGCGTACGTGCAGCAGCACCTGACCTCCAACGAGAAGCTCACCCTCGCGGCGAGCCCCTACCCGAGCACCAAGGCGCTCTTCGACGACTGCCTGCTCGCGGTCATCGACTCGGTGCTGTACCGGATGAAGCCCGACGGCCAGGTGTTCATGCGCGCCGAGTTCGAGGCGGTGCGCGACCGCGTCTCGGGCATCGTCATGGATTCGATGTTCGAGACGGTCGCGCTGGTGTCGCGCATCCTCACTGCGGCTCGCGCTGCCGAGAAGGCGATCGCGGGGACGACGGCACTCCCGTACCTCGGCGCGCTCAACGACGCGAAGGCGCAGCTCGCGGGGCTGGTCTGGGCTGTCAAAGGTTCAGGGCCTGGCTTCGTGTCCGCGACGGGCCTCGAGCAGCTGCGCCACCTCCCCCGCTACCTCAACGGGATCACCCAGCGCATCCAGGCCCTCCCGGTGAACCCGGGTCGCGACCGCGCCTGGCAGACGCAGGTGGAGACCGCGGTCGCCCTCTATACGGACGCCGGCGGCCGCATCCCGCTCGCCCCGCACTCCCCCGAGAGGATCGTGCACGCGCGCTGGATGCTGGAGGAGTTCCGCGTCTCCCTCTTCGCCCAGTCCCTCGGCACGGCCGAGACGGTCTCCCTCCAGCGCATCCGCAAAGTCCTCGGCAACTAG
- a CDS encoding dihydrofolate reductase family protein, translating to MGIVTADIAISLDGFAAGPDQTLDEPLGHGVENRLHSWMFEEAEQHAEEIAAITTAGAYVMGRNMFGPVRGDWPADGERFSDWRGWWEEDPPYHAPVFVLTHYEREPIPMEGGTTFYFVTDGIHAAMDLARQAAGDRDISIAGGAETLNQALWAGVVDELRLHVVPHTLGAGERVFDRVPSLQLELLRSRVTPSVAHLTYRVLPPARPES from the coding sequence ATGGGTATCGTCACCGCCGACATCGCCATCTCGCTCGACGGCTTCGCCGCAGGCCCCGACCAGACGCTCGACGAGCCGCTCGGCCACGGCGTCGAGAACCGGCTGCACAGCTGGATGTTCGAGGAGGCCGAGCAGCACGCCGAGGAGATCGCCGCGATCACCACGGCCGGCGCCTACGTGATGGGCCGCAACATGTTCGGCCCCGTCCGGGGCGACTGGCCCGCAGACGGCGAGCGCTTCTCCGACTGGCGCGGCTGGTGGGAGGAGGACCCGCCGTACCACGCGCCGGTGTTCGTGCTCACCCACTACGAGCGCGAGCCGATCCCGATGGAGGGCGGCACGACCTTCTACTTCGTCACCGACGGAATCCACGCCGCGATGGACCTCGCGCGCCAGGCCGCCGGCGACCGCGACATCTCGATCGCGGGCGGTGCGGAGACGCTCAACCAGGCGCTGTGGGCCGGCGTCGTGGACGAGCTGCGCCTCCACGTCGTCCCGCACACCCTCGGCGCCGGCGAGCGCGTGTTCGACCGCGTCCCGTCGCTGCAGCTGGAGCTGCTGCGGTCGCGGGTGACGCCGTCCGTGGCGCACCTCACGTACCGGGTGCTGCCTCCAGCGCGTCCGGAGTCGTGA
- a CDS encoding DUF7059 domain-containing protein produces MALLRITRPIVPWLNGRVNPSADRSALIAALRADLTAARFSVGALDALWGAEAAEALHRGQRVPAERAVARHVASDVATGGASALPTLARLFVLGVPVPVGEVEAALPSLGVAGAAALGLVREAEGVVAPAVDLRPYAFEDARGEAEWWIVSDLGELALGHALPEDHVLGVGGASLTLSGLMLQRRVETALDLGTGCGIQAMHARRHADRVVATDISPRALELAALNAELNGIDGIEFRLGSMFEPVAGERFDHIVSNPPFVITPRVEGVPAYEYRDGGMVGDAVVAAFVRDCGEHLTPGGVAQLLGNWEYRPTEDGLMRVRGWVDASPTALDAWVIERDTEDAVRYAETWIRDGGTRPGTPAFDRLLGAWLDDFEARDVSAVGFGYLLLRRAEGEPTLRRFERLHGSLGANEAGLGVHLDACLTAHDAQAALDDAALGMLRLTVAPDVTEERHLWPGADAPTAILLRQGGGFGRAVAADTGLAALVGACDGELSIAAIVGALAQLLDVDEGALSDDLLPAVRGLVGDGMLLLPTR; encoded by the coding sequence ATGGCTCTCCTGCGGATCACGCGGCCCATTGTGCCCTGGTTGAATGGTCGGGTGAACCCGTCAGCAGACCGCTCCGCCCTGATCGCCGCTCTGCGCGCCGACCTCACCGCCGCCCGGTTCTCGGTGGGCGCGCTGGACGCGCTGTGGGGTGCGGAGGCGGCGGAGGCGCTGCACCGCGGGCAGCGGGTCCCCGCCGAGCGGGCGGTCGCCCGGCACGTCGCCAGTGATGTCGCCACGGGCGGTGCGTCGGCCCTCCCGACCCTCGCCCGGCTGTTCGTGCTCGGGGTGCCGGTCCCGGTAGGCGAGGTGGAGGCCGCCCTCCCGTCGCTGGGCGTGGCCGGCGCGGCGGCGCTCGGGCTCGTGCGGGAGGCGGAGGGTGTGGTCGCCCCCGCCGTCGACCTCCGCCCCTACGCGTTCGAGGACGCGCGCGGCGAGGCGGAGTGGTGGATCGTCTCCGACCTGGGCGAGCTGGCGCTCGGCCACGCGCTCCCGGAGGATCACGTGCTCGGCGTCGGCGGAGCCTCGCTCACCCTCAGCGGGCTCATGCTGCAGCGGCGGGTGGAGACCGCCCTCGACCTCGGCACCGGCTGCGGCATCCAGGCGATGCACGCCCGCCGGCACGCCGACCGCGTCGTCGCGACCGACATCTCCCCGCGGGCGCTGGAACTGGCCGCACTGAACGCCGAGCTCAACGGCATCGACGGCATCGAGTTCCGGCTCGGCAGCATGTTCGAGCCGGTGGCGGGGGAGCGGTTCGACCACATCGTCTCCAACCCGCCGTTCGTGATCACCCCGCGCGTGGAGGGCGTGCCCGCCTACGAGTACCGCGACGGCGGGATGGTCGGCGACGCGGTGGTCGCCGCGTTCGTGCGCGACTGCGGCGAGCACCTCACACCGGGAGGCGTCGCGCAGCTGCTCGGCAACTGGGAGTACCGCCCGACCGAGGACGGCCTCATGCGCGTGCGCGGCTGGGTCGACGCGTCGCCGACCGCGCTCGACGCGTGGGTGATCGAGCGCGACACGGAGGACGCGGTCCGGTACGCCGAGACGTGGATCCGCGACGGAGGCACTCGGCCGGGCACGCCCGCGTTCGACCGGCTGCTCGGCGCCTGGCTGGACGACTTCGAGGCCCGCGACGTGAGCGCGGTCGGCTTCGGCTACCTGCTGCTGCGGCGCGCGGAGGGGGAGCCGACGTTGCGGAGGTTCGAGCGCCTCCACGGCTCCCTCGGCGCCAACGAGGCGGGGCTCGGCGTGCACCTCGACGCGTGCCTCACCGCCCACGATGCGCAGGCCGCCCTCGACGACGCGGCGCTCGGGATGCTGAGGCTGACGGTCGCGCCCGATGTGACCGAGGAGCGGCACCTGTGGCCGGGCGCCGACGCTCCGACGGCGATCCTGCTGCGGCAGGGCGGCGGCTTCGGCCGCGCGGTCGCCGCCGACACCGGCCTCGCCGCGCTCGTGGGGGCATGCGACGGCGAGCTGAGCATCGCCGCGATCGTCGGGGCGCTGGCGCAGCTGCTCGACGTGGACGAGGGCGCGCTGAGCGACGACCTCCTCCCGGCGGTGCGCGGGCTCGTCGGGGACGGGATGCTGCTGCTGCCGACGCGCTGA